A window of Rosa rugosa chromosome 7, drRosRugo1.1, whole genome shotgun sequence genomic DNA:
GGTGGTATAAAAAAATTGCAATGTCTGTGATGCACACCAGGTGTTTATATTTTTAGTTACTATGCATTTGCTTGTAAAGTTTGTGTACTAATTTTGTGGGAAAATCATTGTTCTTTATTCTTGTTGAACTAGTGTGTAATGGGTGGTGTTAGCTTTTTGGTTTTCTTATATAAAGAAATTGCCATGTCTGTGATAAACACCAGGTGTTTGAAGAAAGGTTTTGGGGTTGTTGAAGGGTTGAGGAGTAGGGATAGGGTTTTTAGTGGACAAACACAATGGAGGAGGTAGTCTTGGATTTGGAGGAATGGGAGTTGAAGCAGAGTAATCTCGAAAAGGCCTTTGAGAATTGTCATTCCCGCTGTAAGAAGGTTGAAGAGCACTTCAACTCAACTCGGAGCTCGTTCCAGACTCAATTCCGAGAGCTCAAGACCAGGGAGGAGGAAATCGGGCTCCGAGAGAAGCAGTTGGAAGAGAAAGAGTCCTATTTTGAGTCCCTGAGGGAATCTAAGGAGGAGGAGTTACATGCAATTGAGGAGGTGATTATAGAGAAGCAAATACAAGTTGAACAAGTTAAGACTGAGTTGGAGTGTGTTAGTTTATTGGTTAAAGAAAAGAGCCAGAAGCTTGATAGTCAAGAGAAGCGGTTTTTGGAAGTTGAGAAGTTGGTTAGAGAAAATGAGAGGGAGTGTGATTTGATCCAAAACCGTATTGAAGAGGGGATGATGAATTTGAGgaggattgagaaagttattggGGAAATGGATGTGAAAGTGAAAAGTTTTAGATTGCTTGAGAAATCCATGGAGGATTGGTGCCATAAGCTTGACTTGAAAAAGAAGGAACTTGAAGGTTTCTCGGCATTGAAAAAAGAGTTTTTGAATCAAACTATTCGAGAACTTCATTTTATTGCTAAAAGGGTCAAATACTGCCTCAATGAAGTTCAAAGGAAAGAGAGGGAACTTGAGCTGAAAGAGACACAAGTTGAATCAAGAGTTGAGGAGCTTAAGTTGATAGACATGAGGGTCAACGAACGCCTCAATGAGGTTGAATTGAAAGAAAAGCATTTTTATTTGCTGGAGAAGTCAGTACAAGAAGAGAAACAACATTTGGTGGCACTCCTAAAGAATGCCGAAGAGCGTGAAAACCATTTGGATTCACTCCAAAAGTTGGTGGAAGAGGGCGAAAAGGACATGGATTCACTATCACATGAACTTGAGAGGGAAGTGAGGGAACTTGATCAACAGGTCAAAGACCTTGAATTGAAGCAGACACAGTTTGATTTTCTATTGAACACGGAGCAATCAGAACATGCTCCTGGGACTACCAACGAGGCTATTCCTTCATCTAGTAACAATGGTATGTACATGATGTTTTGCATTGGTGTCCACAAATGTTACAAATAAATTCTCTGAAATATAGGTGTTGTGTTGCCGTATAGGACCGACCTTCTCTtcagagaacaagaaaaaagaaaaatgaaaaactgAATGCATATAGTTCTTGCATTGTAGGGTTGCACTGGCtccattcctcttctctccaACTGATATAGGTTAAACAAAGATTAAGGAGATGATTAAGGTTGTTTAAAATCTTGTACTTTTCCATTTAAGAGCAGCATAGTACAGTAATCACTTACTTTAAGAAGTTGTTGCAAGCCgtgatttctatatatatatttcataacAATTGTCCTTCTAGGACTGCATATCATAAAATGTCCTGTGTTTCTATTAGTTACAAACTATTTTATTAAAGGGTATTAGCGATTTAATTCATCTTTTTCTAGTTCTTCTCATTACAATCAGTTCAGGCCATGTTCTTCATTTGATACCATTCATCATAAGTCTTGATACTTGCAAATTTTTCCTATACTTCTAAATTGGTGTTTGAGGCAGGCTGTCTTGAATTTGCTGATAAGTACCATCTGATATTTTGGAAATATATGAAACAGCCATCTCATGTTTATCCTTAATTTTTGTTAGCATGATATGAACATTCCACCCCGCCAATCTGCACTTGAATTAATGCACAAGTAGTACATAAAGTTGTAGTTTTAGATCattaacaataaaataaaataaatgaacaaGTAGCACGATGCTGCAAATATCTTTTGATATGTTAAATTTTAATCATTCTCTCACTAAGCTGTTTACCGCcatttctttgtttcttattgCAATTTCATAGTGACAAACTTCATTCCTTCCCTTGCCAATATGGAGGAACCAGAATCTTCACTAGCTAGAAATGCAGaaacttttctttcttccaATCTTCAACCACATGCCACCAGCGAGGAAAGGAATGTGCCAGGGTTTCTAGAGGATAATAAGAGTGGGAATGATTCCACACAGAATGAATTGGCTGCTTCTCTTCTGTTGGTACCAGACCCAGCTAAACTAGTGTTGAATAACATGCAAAAATCTCTTGCTAGATACTTGAGAAATGGAGATTTTGAAGAAAGTATCATGTCGAGTAACATTTTCATACTGAAGGAGCTAATGATTGTTTCGCCACTTGTTGGATCTCATCTGAAAGCAGATTCAACAACTTTAGCAGCCCAGTGGAAAGAGAAGATGAGTGGCAATACTGTAAATTCAGAGGAAAGTTTAGtatttttgctgttcattgctATGTACGGATTGGTTTCGATGTTAAATGTAGATGAGATTGTAAAGCTTCTTGGGTTGATTTCTCAGAATGAAAAGGCTCTAGAATTGTGTCATGCACATGGTTTTGCAGCTAAGATCACTGGTAAGTTTCTAAAATATTGTCTCTCCTAGTGTGTGGCTTGTGCTCCACTTTGACCattatattattttctttttcttgttgatCAGTTTGGTGACCACTATAAGTTTGTATTATACTTGGCACTTTGGCAGATTTCATTCTGATTTTGATACAAAAGAAGCATATAATTGAGGCTGTCAGATTTATTTGCACCTTCAAGTTAATTGATAAGCTACCGCCAATACCACTCTTGAAAGAATATGTGGAGGATGCAAAGAAGTGTTTTGAAGTACTTTGCAGGATAAGGATTGCTCTTGATGAAAAGGTATTCAGCTCTTTTTTGGACATCCAATTCTTGCATCTTAAATAGTTAAATGTTGGAGCATCATCaatgcatacatatattaaaGAATACTTTTGATCTCAGGTTAAGGCTGTAGACAACCTAATAGGTTATCTAAGAGCTGTGCACCAATGCATCAAAGATTATAATCTCGAGTCCGAATTTCCATCTACAGACATTGAAATGCAATTAGTTCGACTGGAAAAACTGAAGGAGAATTGGAGAATTTTGGCGCCATCTGTTGGTTTTAATGATAAGCAAAAAGAgcagagaaaaaggaaagaacCTGATAACGAGACTTAATTCTCCAGAGTTCCAACCAGGACAGAAATCTAAATTGTAAATGATAGTTACTTCTGGATCCTAGAATCAAGCCGCTCATGGTAACTATGAAGCAATCTCCATTTTGGAGAAGCATATATATTGACCAACTTTCATATAGAAAGTTGGAAACATTTGACATAGATGAGAAGTACTTGAAATAATGTGGAACCCTGAAACACACGTGCATATATGGTTCCAGTTAGGAATATAGTTTATTATAGCACAATAATGTTTTGCAAATTGCAAGGCATTTTCTCATTCCTGCAATCCAAATTGGCATGGCCATGATTTCTCGATGCAGAATCCATTGATCTTTTGATACATTTGGTTGTTCATACTGTTTGTGTCCTCTGTTTTTTCAAGTTTAATCGGGTTTTCTTATGGTGCAAATTGGTTTGCCGGATTGTCCAATTCTTATTAACAGCATGCAGTCACATATTCATCTAGCTcctccatttttctttcttctcatcATTTCTTAGGGGAGACATGATATTCGAGCAGAGTTTTAATGAGAGTATCCGATCGAGTAACGATGACCTAATAATGAAGCTTGTTATAGTCTCACAGCATATGCAACAACTCTAGCAGAAAGCAAAGATGAGAAGCAGTCTAATATGAAACCTTGCAATGTTCTACATCCCAAAATCTTTatgaacaaaaagaaagaaaaaattactgTACTTTCAACTCACAGTAAAGACTCTTTACTCTCTGGAATTAGGTGAAAAAGTTATTAAAGACccatatctatttacatgatagtGTAATGGGTATCATCactgtaatacccgaaaaattcaagttaatttccgatgacgttttggaaatgatttcgtggtcgtggacacgagtacgaagcttagaggagtgtggaattagttcgaacgattttattttgaaaactgaacgttttagggggggtcaaaggagttgactttttatacattgggaaattgggaaaacttccttcatgaaagttgtagagcgcgtcgatacgagttcgtggacatatggaacgtaatattcggagttcgtatgaataagttacgaatatttgaaaattgggattttctataaatatgaaaaaaaatccgaatattgcaaatgaggacagaatttctggaactccagaaatttctccccatttctctcccgagcccagccgcgaccccctcccttcgtcaccttcgttcttcctcatccggccaccgattgatgtgaaacaaagtgggtttttctggtctcgaccccctttacgagtttgtagaagaaatcgaagtgaaatacgagctgtatgaggctctacaaggtcgagaagagagcctcgtcggagacgaaatcgctcttccccactttttctgggctctactttgtctggccatatcttcctctacaggcctccgatcgacctgattccaaaagcaatttttctcaccgtgaagttttctacaactttccagaagacatcgacttgagataaccatcgtggtggccgctagaagaccgagaagccgcacagccgagctggaaatcgtcttccttcgccaccttggttctcccagctccggccactatagctcgagttctttgagggcttttctagcccagaggaagtagaagctatccccaagaaggcttgcagcgatttgatccggggtgatcgaattttgaagattgggaaactagggttcttcgggtttcaaaacttgcgaggtaaaattctactttttggcatataatctgactttggtgtagttatgaaaagtgaaattggagttgagttgaaggactttgatgttgggagttttgtctaattttgactttggatgggtggcggtgccgccactgtgatggtggtttccggcgacctccggacaccccaaggacagtttctgtccatttttgtgttctacgtgtcgatacgatcgtttgcatatataattcataatttttggatatcgtatgatgaagttatgaatttttaagtttcgatcgatttcgatctttagatttgtgatatgtgaagttaggaccgtcagatggacttgtagttttgatacgatgatcttatgactgtcccagtggctttgtgtggtcatgggcgaagatccgaccgttggatcttcgtataaatgcaaaacggtgattagggaggcgattcgtgagaatccgtccgtcggatttttgtataaatttgtgaagatgttagtaaggacgattcaggaagatctgaccgttggatcttcgtgatgatttttggggggtgatcctaaaggcgatccgtgaggatccgaccgttggatcatcatttaatttcgatccgaccgttggattgtcgtttgagtatgtttttgagctattggctaagttaaggtcatgtgtgattaggtgattgacggtctcccttgggtgaacgatttcggtgtgtattgtgttaaactgaagacgcagcgggaatatcgaggtgagtaaatcgcacatggttcattcacgaaccgaaattcggtgattttatttaattgagaaattgtggaaattgttttatgaaaataaatatttgttttaaattatatggacttgatcgactacggtccataggtaagtaaaatgtatttaactataaaaaaatgaatttctagattttattgcatgtgaactatagttggtattagtggtcactcttgtgtgggtgactacatatatatatatttacgtggaatatatattggatggtgtgatttactgagttatattttgagcattaccctttggaatatgtgatttatcttagatgttgtgttgtctatgataatgggtaattgagtaaagtgcgatagttaagtcgttgagatgaattaaatgaggagtcgagtgaattgagaaaagcagtcattcgtaaggtgaaccttggcccaggtgacactttacgatacagttagagctctagtctgtctgccgtcatactgcttgggggataaacgagttatcatatgcccttgggtatgacatgacatactgaatggggtgattaatataattaatcataagcctgtaagtatgatatactgaatggggtgattaatataattaatcataagcctgtaagtataatatactgcatgggatgatttatataaataaatcataagcctgtgagtatatattgagtaagaagttgtttattattgagtagtcatgatgagatgtgagttgattgatgcttgaagtgatgttgtacacttcaattcttatgcaaaacaaaattaaaatgtgcttgagttgattgtgttactttaaatcgtgcaatcctttcatttactcatacgagctttgcaaaaagcttaccgggtttgtattgttgcaatcccggtacactattcaaacggtgtagcgggtaatcctgcaggtcaggagaatcaggacggtgatcgtgcgggttagagaatttgttttagttttacagcaattgtaattgtgaggtgagttatgctcatttgagccttacaatataatttggtgagagtgtgctgtaataaacaaatttgagatttggtttatgtaatatcgagcgatgtgaggtgtggttgttttgagaaaaaaaattcaggttgtatttatgtgagttgtattaattcatgtttcggattttgatttgtatttaaaattcggggcgtgacagtttggtatcagagcgtaaggtacatatttggtgataatcagtactccccgagtgatggcccgtctgcagcggatccccatcatatactcttcggtactggtataatcattgggtatgtcttagtatggggtctagacagcgtgtatgtcagtaggacggtagagttgtcttctaagttcgtattagaataagtttagtttccgcaggttgtaatcttcgaggaatagagacctctagatttaactctgatgagtcggtgagatttgttttatggaagtgaggtccttttggatgttgaagtgttggttgaaggcataatgttgacctatgcacgtacctagtgtggatacgagtatgaattgatataaattttgccttcttaagttggacgtacagatgtttggaTGGGACGTACGTATCAGGGATTAGATATCCTGTTTTGTAATGGGATGTGCTTGTGGAGTTTGTGAGTaaggttgaggttagggaagaaattattgtggttaattcttccttgtgattgtaagttgttaagcagggtttaaggtgcgagaccaGAGTTTTATTTTGTACTCAATGGTTAGAGATGaacgaccattgttttgggttgtcgttgagtactataattccttcagaatcaggattgttggtagaattgaaattagtagtagttttggtgattctgaatttgaattgagttcgcgagatgtgtcttatatatgtggttgatgttgctagcatcattttggaacgatacttTACGATTCACAaagaaaactggatttgaaatttattcatttgaacatcatgggttgatgacctgaccgtgacttgtgaacctagttttgttcaagtgaagggAATTGAatttttgtggcctttgtgtggtgaactagttttcttaagttttggatcgtaatatggagatggactgaagtgaatttgaagtcgtgtggtgttttaagtttacgtaggcgggacacttaatgttttgcaatggagttgattttggtcagtaaataattgggagagttagaatcaacTCTTTGTAAAATGATATTGGACGATAGTGTGCGCCTTTGGTGGCTGATTTTAGATGAAGTGGTTAAACACAAATTTgagtattgattttagtgactttgttaggtatccatagtggttcaagtgaattactatgtgatatggagtgtgattcgatttctgaatcgctaaatgttaaggattgaattgtggtgagtttttgttgaagcaattgatagatggaattgtcgagattctataagagttgtaagagtaactctaaagatgtgggtttttcctagctaactcaggatgtgtttagctttataaatccctaatcctatcgatgaaattgttgtgtttggtttgactcagaggatactagctagacctcgatgcgacttaattgattgttggattctttttgagtgattgtttttattgcatcattatgaaagatgtgtgcagtagagttgtttatggttttgaaaatagtattgggtgaccaaggttcgatccttggtgttgttgttggttaaacaaaaagaaaagaaaacatgcacaccatcttattgattttacattacaaaaaaaaaaaaaaaaaaaaaaaaaaaaaaaaaaggaaaacgaggaccatgctatactaagcctagtcagcagctccggatggattgaggctgagctcaagagaaacgtttgagccactgtggtaaccgcctgagccaccagaatagtaaccaaacgcgctaccttcctcggaagtagccttcaggttaccaaagacgtcctcgccgtgcaaggggaacagaggaagagtttgaacctcctggtgatctcctcctcgttgttgcagggatgtttgtcctcctgttgtgccaaaagagttgtactggtattagtgttgaagtgtgaggaagaatatgaaacaaaatttaaatcaagaaatccttcattaccagtagaataggtggaaccaaagttgagatcaatggatctaccatcatcagtagaactagtggacccaaaattgatgtcaatggatccaccagctggcccaaaattgatgtcgatggatccaccagtaccaagagcactagttcccatgggcactggagcagcctgattacacctattcatctgcttctctcgagccctgacgttctggaaccaaaagtaaatgttcttaccctcaacatgtccatactggttcagctggaggcagatctcgtgaatgtgctctgaagttgggcacttaaatcccttgacgtagtaaagatccttgaggattcttatttgttctggagtaggaatccacctggtacggcttcgccagaaatccatgttggcactacttccagctgcttgggtgtttcctccctcctctgttggttgctgttgttgtggttccatttgttgcggggtttggagctccattagttgcagagttcgtggctcttgggtcatggagtgagaggatgtgaaaatcgaggaatacatggtttagtgtttgagggagattttgttagaaggattggagttgttgaactggtgattggagatatgagattctcagaggaaagatgagatcgaatcttcaaatggaagaaaagatctgagaaagaaggattgaagatttggaggaaaagattgaagatctgaaagttcagaggaaagatgggattgaatcaactagatgggagagaaga
This region includes:
- the LOC133721413 gene encoding FRIGIDA-like protein 4a; this translates as MEEVVLDLEEWELKQSNLEKAFENCHSRCKKVEEHFNSTRSSFQTQFRELKTREEEIGLREKQLEEKESYFESLRESKEEELHAIEEVIIEKQIQVEQVKTELECVSLLVKEKSQKLDSQEKRFLEVEKLVRENERECDLIQNRIEEGMMNLRRIEKVIGEMDVKVKSFRLLEKSMEDWCHKLDLKKKELEGFSALKKEFLNQTIRELHFIAKRVKYCLNEVQRKERELELKETQVESRVEELKLIDMRVNERLNEVELKEKHFYLLEKSVQEEKQHLVALLKNAEERENHLDSLQKLVEEGEKDMDSLSHELEREVRELDQQVKDLELKQTQFDFLLNTEQSEHAPGTTNEAIPSSSNNVTNFIPSLANMEEPESSLARNAETFLSSNLQPHATSEERNVPGFLEDNKSGNDSTQNELAASLLLVPDPAKLVLNNMQKSLARYLRNGDFEESIMSSNIFILKELMIVSPLVGSHLKADSTTLAAQWKEKMSGNTVNSEESLVFLLFIAMYGLVSMLNVDEIVKLLGLISQNEKALELCHAHGFAAKITDFILILIQKKHIIEAVRFICTFKLIDKLPPIPLLKEYVEDAKKCFEVLCRIRIALDEKVKAVDNLIGYLRAVHQCIKDYNLESEFPSTDIEMQLVRLEKLKENWRILAPSVGFNDKQKEQRKRKEPDNET